A genomic region of Conger conger chromosome 6, fConCon1.1, whole genome shotgun sequence contains the following coding sequences:
- the ints12 gene encoding integrator complex subunit 12, with the protein MAATVSLELDPIFLKGLGYLNSKSRDSADKLKALLDESLARGSDSSYRTSPKEVEIAKVSVTKVNVSKQDPKQKGTSGSSLLSSNNGKSGSFEKSKKESEKKPAEKVKVDPGDGVDPPKKPRLEKQENRSSPITVPASKDLSLPYLSSFDETSADDFAMEMGLACVVCRQMTVTSGNQLVECQECHNLYHQDCHRPQVTDKDVNDPRLVWYCVRCTRKMKRMTQKAPQKAATVPVSVAPVVKDTLVKKPELKPKPDTASTFQAFKRTEVKASAAVSVSPSGGNPSLQSSSGLTGWAAFGAKTSTASSKLGPATQSAGGRSSPAAQSAGGRSSPASSAQKPAAGLSGAKAGLGAKGPGAGGSSPSQTPLKPPPPLTLGKPGLNRSSSNDGTGKGLGAGASGGSAAKASGEASAGSKNPTSQESQLNAMKRLQMVKKKAAQKKSGAGGLY; encoded by the exons ATGGCTGCAACAGTTAGCCTGGAGCTGGACCCAATCTTTCTCAAAGGGTTGGGATACCTCAATTCGAAAAGCAGAGATTCCGCTGACAAACTTAAGGCTCTATTGGATGAATCCTTAGCCAGAGGGAGTGACTCCAGCTATCGGACTTCACCAAAG gaagtggaaatTGCCAAGGTATCTGTCACGAAAGTGAACGTGAGCAAACAAGATCCGAAACAAAAAGGCACTTCTGGTTCATCTCTATTGAGCAGCAATAATGGCAAATCCGGAAGCTTTGAGAAGAGCAAAAAGGAGAGCGAAAAGAAACCTGCAGAAAAG GTGAAGGTAGATCCTGGTGATGGGGTGGACCCACCAAAGAAACCTCGACTGGAGAAACAGGAGAACCGATCCTCTCCGATCACGGTTCCGGCCAGTAAAGACCTCAGCCTGCCTTACCTGTCCAGCTTTGACGAGACCAGTGCTGACGACTTCGCCATGGAGATGGGACTGGCCTGCGTGGTTTGTCG GCAGATGACGGTGACGTCAGGAAACCAGCTTGTGGAGTGTCAGGAGTGTCATAACCTGTACCACCAGGACTGTCACAGGCCTCAGGTGACCGATAAGGATGTGAACGACCCGCGGCTGGTGTGGTACTGTGTCCGCTGCACCAGGAAGATGAAGCGTATG ACGCAGAAGGCCCCACAGAAAGCGGCCACTGTGCCAGTCTCGGTGGCCCCCGTGGTGAAGGACACGCTGGTGAAAAAGCCAGAACTCAAACCCAAACCGGACACAGCCAGCACCTTCCAGGCATTCAAGAGGACAGAGGTCAAG GCGTCTGCAGCGGTATCGGTGAGCCCCTCCGGCGGTAACCCCTCCCTGCAGTCCTCCAGCGGCCTCACAGGCTGGGCTGCCTTCGGTGCCAAGACCTCCACTGCCAGCAGCAAGCTGGGCCCAGCCACCCAAAGTGCCGGGGGAAGGTCCAGCCCGGCTGCCCAAAGCGCCGGCGGAAGGTCCAGCCCGGCCTCCTCCGCACAGAAGCCAGCCGCGGGGCTGTCCGGAGCCAAGGCCGGCCTGGGGGCCAAGGGGCCGGGGGCCGGCGGGAGCTCCCCCAGCCAGACCCCGCTgaagcccccgccccccctgacCCTGGGGAAGCCCGGACTCAACCGCTCGTCCAGCAACGACGGAACGGGCAAAGGGCTGGGGGCCGGGGCCTCTGGGGGCAGTGCAGCCAAGGCCAGCGGAGAGGCCTCCGCAGGCAGCAAGAACCCCACCTCCCAGGAGTCTCAGCTCAACGCCATGAAGCGCCTGCAGATGGTGAAGAAGAAGGCCGCACAGAAGAAGAGTGGAGCTGGAGGACTTTACTGA